One Fundidesulfovibrio terrae genomic window carries:
- a CDS encoding glutamine synthetase III yields the protein MSGIQARLNAISAIINYKPGHAPLNFHDTKPTDVFGCNVFNDKVMAERLPKAVYKSVKKTIKLGEKLDPSVADVVANAMKDWAIEKGATHFTHVFYPLTGLTAEKHDAFLVPDGEGGAMAEFSGKMLIQGEPDASSFPSGGLRATFEARGYTAWDVTSPAYILENPNGTFLCIPTAFVSWTGEALDKKTPLLRSLQSLNKQAKRVLKLFGVNTKLPVTSFAGPEQEYFLIDRNFVFSRPDLLIAGRSLFGAPSAKGQEFEDQYFGVIPRRVLSFMMEVERELFKLGVPVKTRHNEVAPSQFEIAPIYEQGNLATDHNQLVMTTLRTVAKRYGMICLLHEKPFAGINGSGKHLNYSLGNAELGSLFDPGDTPHSNAQFLVFCAAAIRALHKYGALLRATVASASNDHRLGANEAPPAIMSAYLGEQLADVFEQIKKGEVKGSKQKGTMHIGVDTLPPLPMDPGDRNRTSPFAFTGNRFEFRAVGSSHSIAGAQVALNAMMTESLDYIATELEKLGKVNKTQFNEGVQKLLQKIMKEHDAVIFNGDGYSDAWHKEAAKRGLPNLKTTPEALPVLTSKEVIELFTKYGIFSEAEVKSRQEIYLEQYVKTILTEANLVIRMARTVIFPAAMRYQGQLADTCASLKAIGHDFKMASLEDVTAKLRSMQGEVDKLEKLVAHEGGDTLAHAKFMCEKVLPAMLAVRGYADSLEAVVADDLWPLPSYQEMLFIR from the coding sequence ATGAGTGGAATCCAGGCTCGTTTGAACGCCATCTCGGCTATCATCAATTACAAACCGGGGCACGCCCCCCTCAACTTCCACGACACCAAGCCCACCGACGTGTTCGGCTGCAACGTCTTCAACGACAAGGTCATGGCCGAGCGCCTGCCCAAGGCCGTCTACAAGTCGGTCAAGAAGACCATCAAGCTGGGCGAGAAGCTCGACCCCTCCGTCGCCGACGTCGTGGCCAACGCCATGAAGGACTGGGCCATCGAGAAGGGCGCCACCCACTTCACCCACGTCTTCTACCCCCTGACCGGCCTCACCGCCGAGAAGCATGACGCCTTCCTGGTGCCCGACGGCGAGGGCGGCGCCATGGCCGAGTTCTCCGGCAAGATGCTCATCCAGGGCGAGCCCGACGCCTCCAGCTTCCCCTCCGGCGGCCTGCGCGCCACCTTCGAAGCCCGCGGCTACACCGCCTGGGACGTCACCAGCCCGGCCTATATCCTGGAGAACCCCAACGGCACCTTCCTGTGCATCCCCACCGCGTTCGTCTCCTGGACCGGCGAGGCCCTGGACAAGAAGACCCCTCTGCTGCGCTCGCTGCAGTCGCTCAACAAGCAGGCCAAGCGCGTGCTGAAGCTGTTCGGCGTCAACACCAAGCTGCCCGTCACCAGCTTCGCCGGCCCCGAGCAGGAATACTTCCTCATCGACCGCAACTTCGTGTTCTCCCGCCCCGACCTGCTCATCGCGGGCCGTTCGCTCTTCGGCGCTCCGTCCGCCAAGGGCCAGGAGTTCGAGGACCAGTACTTCGGCGTGATCCCGCGGCGCGTGCTGTCCTTCATGATGGAAGTGGAGCGCGAGCTCTTCAAGCTGGGCGTGCCGGTCAAGACCCGCCACAACGAAGTGGCCCCCAGCCAGTTCGAAATCGCCCCCATCTATGAGCAGGGCAACCTGGCCACCGACCACAACCAGCTGGTCATGACCACCCTGCGCACCGTGGCCAAGCGCTACGGCATGATCTGCCTGCTGCACGAGAAGCCCTTCGCGGGCATCAACGGCTCGGGCAAGCACCTCAACTACTCCCTGGGCAACGCCGAGCTCGGCAGCCTCTTCGATCCGGGCGACACCCCCCACTCCAACGCCCAGTTCCTGGTGTTCTGCGCCGCCGCCATCCGCGCCCTGCACAAGTACGGCGCCCTGCTGCGCGCAACCGTGGCGAGCGCCTCCAACGACCACCGCCTGGGCGCCAACGAGGCTCCCCCGGCCATCATGAGCGCCTACCTGGGCGAGCAGCTGGCCGACGTGTTCGAGCAGATCAAGAAGGGCGAAGTGAAGGGCTCCAAGCAGAAGGGCACCATGCACATCGGCGTGGACACCCTGCCCCCGCTGCCCATGGATCCGGGCGACCGCAACCGCACCAGCCCCTTCGCCTTCACCGGCAACCGCTTCGAGTTCCGCGCCGTGGGCTCCTCCCACTCCATCGCCGGAGCCCAGGTGGCCCTGAACGCCATGATGACCGAGTCCCTGGACTACATCGCCACGGAGCTTGAGAAGCTGGGCAAGGTCAACAAGACCCAGTTCAACGAGGGCGTGCAGAAGCTGCTGCAGAAGATCATGAAGGAGCACGACGCAGTCATCTTCAACGGCGACGGCTACTCCGACGCCTGGCACAAGGAAGCGGCCAAGCGCGGCCTGCCCAACCTGAAGACCACCCCCGAGGCCCTGCCGGTGCTCACCAGCAAGGAAGTCATCGAGCTCTTCACCAAGTACGGCATTTTCTCCGAGGCCGAGGTCAAGAGCCGCCAGGAGATCTACCTGGAGCAGTACGTCAAGACCATCCTCACCGAGGCCAACCTGGTGATCCGCATGGCCCGCACCGTGATCTTCCCGGCCGCCATGCGCTATCAGGGACAGCTCGCCGACACCTGCGCCAGCCTGAAGGCCATCGGACACGACTTCAAGATGGCCTCCCTGGAGGATGTCACCGCCAAGCTGCGCTCCATGCAGGGCGAGGTGGACAAGCTGGAGAAGCTCGTGGCCCACGAGGGCGGCGACACCCTGGCCCACGCCAAGTTCATGTGCGAGAAGGTGCTGCCCGCGATGCTTGCCGTGCGCGGCTACGCCGACTCCCTGGAGGCCGTGGTTGCCGACGACCTGTGGCCCCTGCCCTCCTACCAGGAGATGCTGTTCATCCGCTAA
- a CDS encoding tetratricopeptide repeat protein — protein sequence MRILVLALVAALSLSVAPAEAAKKATKKEMQEMDMTYAKAVEYVNHHQWNAGIEAMTKVIDNPKTSKDILANAYADRGSCYANKKMTDEAIMDFNKALEIKPDLKGTYYERGRALAMKGKHAEAVQDFSKAIEGSQPSLVTAGYYYNRGISSMNMSPPNPEQAKSDFAMAKKLNPKLKIPVKYKDL from the coding sequence ATGCGTATTCTCGTACTGGCTCTCGTTGCGGCGCTTTCGCTGAGCGTCGCTCCCGCCGAGGCCGCCAAGAAGGCCACCAAGAAAGAGATGCAGGAAATGGACATGACCTACGCCAAGGCTGTCGAGTACGTGAACCACCATCAGTGGAACGCGGGCATCGAAGCCATGACCAAGGTCATCGACAACCCGAAGACCTCCAAGGACATCCTGGCCAACGCGTACGCCGACCGCGGGTCGTGCTACGCCAACAAGAAGATGACCGACGAGGCCATCATGGACTTCAACAAGGCCCTGGAAATCAAGCCCGACCTGAAGGGGACCTATTACGAGCGCGGCCGGGCCCTGGCCATGAAGGGCAAGCACGCCGAAGCCGTGCAGGATTTCTCCAAGGCTATCGAAGGCTCGCAGCCGAGCCTCGTTACCGCCGGTTATTATTACAACCGCGGCATCAGCAGCATGAACATGTCTCCGCCCAACCCCGAGCAGGCCAAGTCGGACTTCGCCATGGCCAAGAAGCTCAATCCCAAGCTGAAGATTCCTGTCAAGTACAAGGATTTGTAG
- a CDS encoding glycosyltransferase family 2 protein, which produces MNRAARLTLSVVIPAHNEEKNIPGSLRPLWVRLDEAGIDYELVVVNDNSADGTGAVLDALAEENPRVRRVDRTPPRGFGRAIRAGLDAASGDVVVIYMADASDDPGDVVMYYNEICNGYDCVFGSRFMKGSRTSNYPWFKLMVNRLVNTMMRLLFWTRFNDLTNSFKAFRSHVLRECGPYRASHFNITIELSLSALIRNYNILQVPISWQGRTWGSSNLHLQEMGRRYLSTLIKIYFEKILIRDDLIAETLAHRQQVGGGGLEGRIDRLEERVEALERQGG; this is translated from the coding sequence ATGAACCGCGCTGCCCGCCTGACCTTGTCCGTCGTCATCCCCGCCCACAACGAGGAAAAGAACATCCCCGGCAGCCTGCGCCCGCTATGGGTCAGGCTCGACGAGGCTGGAATCGACTACGAGCTGGTCGTGGTCAACGACAACAGCGCCGACGGCACCGGAGCCGTGCTGGACGCCCTGGCCGAAGAGAACCCCCGCGTCCGCCGGGTGGACCGCACCCCGCCCAGGGGATTCGGACGAGCCATCCGGGCCGGACTGGACGCCGCCTCCGGTGATGTGGTGGTCATCTATATGGCCGACGCCTCCGACGATCCCGGCGACGTGGTCATGTATTACAACGAGATCTGCAACGGCTACGACTGCGTCTTCGGCTCGCGCTTCATGAAGGGCTCCAGGACCAGCAACTATCCCTGGTTCAAGCTCATGGTGAACCGCCTGGTGAACACCATGATGCGCCTGCTGTTCTGGACGCGCTTCAACGACCTGACCAACTCCTTCAAGGCGTTCCGGTCGCACGTGCTGCGCGAGTGCGGGCCTTACCGCGCCAGCCATTTCAACATCACCATCGAGCTGTCCCTGTCCGCGCTCATCCGCAACTACAACATCCTGCAGGTGCCCATCAGCTGGCAGGGACGCACCTGGGGCAGCTCCAACCTCCACCTCCAGGAGATGGGCAGGCGCTATCTCTCCACGCTCATCAAGATCTACTTCGAGAAGATCCTCATCCGTGACGACCTCATCGCCGAAACCCTGGCCCACAGGCAGCAGGTCGGAGGCGGCGGACTGGAGGGCAGGATCGACCGCCTCGAGGAGAGGGTCGAAGCCCTGGAACGCCAGGGCGGCTAG
- a CDS encoding ABC transporter permease yields MSSPDQPAALTHKTVPAGLALGVSGRLDAAGVAAIWDRAVRLAVSPGPTLTVDASGVGYCDVAGLALLLELRRRAESAGAGFALTGLNERFRSLYEQFTPQDLSPPASELVKPSLPEEVGRKASILIEDIIALVGFVGEFSMALARAAANPRRVRWADAVHVAETAGANAFPIIVLIGFLMGLIMAFQSAMPLKQFGAEIFVANLLGLSMLRELGPLVTAIILAGRSGSAFAAEIGTMTVNEEINALVTMGLDPVRFLVVTRVLAAMAMTPLLTIFFNLAGLVGGALVMLSLGYPLVAYVNQVHMSVTLGDFMGGLFKAMVFSLLVCAIGCQRGLRTRGGASSVGQSTTSAVVSGIILIAVADGVFAVVFYVMGW; encoded by the coding sequence ATGAGTTCCCCCGACCAACCCGCAGCATTGACCCACAAGACCGTCCCGGCGGGACTGGCCCTGGGCGTGTCCGGACGCCTCGACGCCGCCGGGGTGGCCGCGATCTGGGACCGCGCCGTGCGCCTGGCCGTTAGCCCCGGCCCCACGCTCACCGTGGACGCGTCGGGCGTGGGCTACTGCGACGTGGCCGGGCTGGCCCTTCTGCTGGAGCTGCGCCGCCGCGCCGAATCCGCCGGGGCCGGGTTCGCCCTCACGGGATTGAACGAACGCTTCCGCTCCCTCTACGAGCAGTTCACCCCCCAGGACCTGTCCCCGCCCGCCTCCGAGCTCGTGAAGCCGAGCCTGCCCGAGGAGGTGGGGCGCAAGGCGTCCATCCTCATCGAGGACATCATCGCCCTGGTGGGGTTCGTGGGCGAATTCTCCATGGCCCTCGCCCGCGCGGCGGCCAACCCGCGCCGGGTGCGCTGGGCCGACGCCGTGCATGTGGCCGAGACCGCCGGGGCCAACGCATTTCCCATCATCGTGCTCATCGGCTTCCTCATGGGCCTGATCATGGCCTTCCAGTCGGCCATGCCCCTCAAGCAGTTCGGCGCGGAGATATTCGTGGCCAACCTGCTGGGACTCTCCATGCTGCGCGAGCTCGGCCCGCTGGTCACGGCCATCATCCTGGCCGGACGCTCCGGATCGGCTTTCGCCGCCGAGATCGGCACCATGACGGTCAATGAGGAGATCAACGCCCTGGTGACCATGGGCCTGGACCCGGTGCGCTTCCTGGTGGTGACGCGGGTGCTGGCGGCCATGGCCATGACCCCGCTTCTGACCATCTTCTTCAACCTGGCCGGGCTCGTTGGCGGGGCCCTGGTGATGCTCTCGCTGGGCTACCCGCTGGTGGCCTACGTCAACCAGGTGCACATGTCGGTGACCCTGGGGGATTTCATGGGCGGGCTTTTCAAGGCCATGGTCTTCAGCCTGCTGGTGTGCGCCATCGGATGCCAGCGCGGCCTGCGCACGCGTGGCGGGGCCAGTTCCGTGGGCCAGTCCACCACCAGCGCGGTGGTGTCCGGCATCATCCTCATCGCCGTGGCCGACGGGGTGTTCGCGGTGGTCTTCTACGTGATGGGGTGGTGA
- a CDS encoding ArnT family glycosyltransferase, with amino-acid sequence MARNALKIILWLAAAALAASTLRPVAGLDGVLVFRALYAGLALACLAALAPRSGIASAGRTAAGLLTPFCVALLAAGLAARVADKSLHVYVCGLHSPVISEIMEGREIVKAWMLTQHQGIYTRLQDYPLFITLYGPLYYLLGAASTAWFGPGVFAARLVSVAAGALLGGVVAMLVLRRTGSAWASLATLGLALLTPTMAYAAHARPDVLVWLTLFTGVCLLQEALRSPGRMGASFWGTAFFFVLAAFSKQQTWVFILAALGFCLWRREYRTFGLRLALAVSVGAGACLGAAQWGTEGEFLRQTLSFPSRMAKLSSYNSFLSAGERFWEFLREHWGLTAVFVASWAMRRRERLEVMDVMFLAGLASMVMVMRWWGASVNHFLGLAMFMIAACGVFLARLSREGRVGWAVLCLGLLAPPAFGVTYPEGADPCGTDQEVRDAGGLEERLGALSGPVIMDAEGAYVFLGHPVFSRLRLYDAFETDIFDQTGLWSLADSPLARDIRERRAAAFVDSRVFMSADLAWLVRAYYREDFRTGRYTVFVPRTDLDIAGFAGPGKPCAGACLEAEDVRGLKNWGNYLQPEAERGELVLKVDAGQAAAGFTVLAFPRLTGAGQSVRLSYSVDGAAWTPLGSRTFEGSVSGTGFETPWEASADAPGRVVRIRFELEGAAQLWMNPRRPLLAYLRRAGLTGPAGLN; translated from the coding sequence ATGGCACGGAACGCATTGAAGATCATTCTTTGGCTGGCGGCCGCCGCCTTGGCTGCGTCCACGTTGCGGCCCGTCGCGGGGTTGGACGGCGTGCTTGTTTTCCGGGCGCTCTACGCCGGTCTGGCCCTGGCCTGTCTGGCCGCCCTCGCTCCGCGGTCCGGGATCGCCTCCGCCGGACGAACGGCGGCGGGGCTGCTCACGCCGTTCTGCGTGGCGCTTCTCGCGGCCGGCCTGGCCGCCCGCGTGGCGGACAAGTCCTTGCACGTGTACGTCTGCGGCCTGCATTCGCCGGTCATCAGCGAGATCATGGAGGGCCGGGAGATCGTGAAGGCCTGGATGCTCACCCAGCATCAGGGCATTTACACCCGCCTCCAGGACTACCCGCTGTTCATCACCCTCTACGGCCCCCTGTATTACCTGCTGGGCGCGGCCTCCACCGCCTGGTTCGGCCCGGGTGTCTTCGCCGCCAGGCTGGTGAGCGTTGCCGCCGGAGCGCTCCTGGGCGGCGTGGTGGCCATGCTGGTGCTGCGGCGCACGGGCAGCGCCTGGGCGTCGCTTGCGACGCTGGGCCTGGCCCTGCTCACGCCCACCATGGCCTACGCGGCCCACGCGCGGCCGGACGTGCTGGTCTGGCTGACCTTGTTCACCGGAGTCTGCCTCCTTCAGGAAGCGCTGCGCTCTCCAGGGCGCATGGGCGCGTCCTTCTGGGGAACGGCCTTTTTCTTCGTGCTGGCCGCGTTCTCCAAGCAACAGACCTGGGTGTTCATCCTGGCGGCCCTGGGATTTTGCCTCTGGCGGCGCGAATACCGGACGTTCGGGCTGCGGCTGGCCCTGGCCGTGTCCGTGGGCGCGGGGGCGTGCCTGGGGGCGGCCCAGTGGGGCACCGAGGGCGAATTCCTGCGCCAGACGCTGTCGTTCCCCAGCCGGATGGCCAAACTCTCCAGCTACAACAGCTTCCTCAGCGCGGGCGAGCGCTTCTGGGAGTTCCTGCGGGAGCACTGGGGGCTTACGGCGGTGTTCGTCGCGTCCTGGGCCATGCGCCGCCGGGAACGGCTCGAGGTCATGGACGTGATGTTCCTGGCCGGGCTTGCCTCCATGGTGATGGTCATGCGTTGGTGGGGAGCCTCGGTGAACCATTTTCTGGGGCTTGCCATGTTCATGATCGCCGCCTGCGGCGTTTTCCTCGCGCGCCTTTCGCGGGAGGGGCGGGTGGGGTGGGCTGTGCTGTGCCTGGGCCTGCTCGCGCCCCCGGCGTTCGGCGTCACGTATCCGGAGGGCGCCGATCCGTGCGGCACGGACCAGGAGGTCCGGGACGCCGGGGGGCTCGAGGAGCGTCTCGGGGCCCTGTCCGGGCCCGTGATCATGGACGCCGAAGGGGCGTACGTCTTCCTGGGGCATCCGGTCTTTTCCCGGCTCAGGCTCTACGACGCCTTCGAGACGGACATTTTCGACCAGACCGGCCTGTGGAGCCTGGCCGATTCCCCCCTGGCGCGCGACATCCGCGAGCGGCGCGCGGCCGCCTTCGTGGACAGCCGGGTGTTCATGTCCGCTGACCTGGCCTGGCTCGTGCGGGCTTACTACCGCGAGGATTTCCGGACCGGCCGCTACACGGTGTTCGTCCCAAGGACGGATCTGGACATCGCCGGGTTCGCGGGCCCGGGCAAGCCCTGCGCCGGGGCGTGCCTGGAGGCGGAGGACGTGCGGGGACTCAAGAACTGGGGCAACTACCTCCAGCCCGAAGCGGAACGGGGGGAGCTCGTTCTGAAGGTCGACGCCGGGCAGGCCGCCGCAGGCTTCACCGTGCTGGCCTTTCCCCGACTCACCGGGGCCGGGCAGTCCGTTCGCCTTTCGTATTCCGTGGACGGGGCGGCCTGGACGCCGCTCGGGTCCAGGACGTTCGAGGGCAGCGTGTCCGGGACAGGCTTCGAAACGCCGTGGGAAGCCTCGGCCGACGCGCCCGGACGAGTGGTGCGCATCCGGTTCGAGCTGGAGGGGGCGGCCCAGCTGTGGATGAATCCCCGCAGGCCGCTGCTGGCGTATCTGCGCCGTGCCGGTTTGACAGGGCCGGCCGGGCTGAACTAA
- a CDS encoding secondary thiamine-phosphate synthase enzyme YjbQ has protein sequence MKSYRKELWFNVPGRRGFVNITSQVREALRESGVREGLVLVNAMHITASVFINDDESGLHHDYEVWLEKLAPHDPVSGYRHNVGEDNADAHMKRQIMGREVVVAITEGELDLGTWERIFYGEFDGGRRKRVLVKILGE, from the coding sequence ATGAAAAGCTACCGCAAGGAACTCTGGTTCAACGTCCCGGGCAGGCGCGGCTTCGTGAACATCACCTCCCAGGTGCGCGAGGCCCTGCGCGAATCGGGCGTGCGCGAAGGCCTCGTGCTGGTCAACGCCATGCACATCACGGCCAGCGTCTTCATCAACGACGACGAATCCGGCCTGCACCACGACTACGAGGTGTGGCTGGAAAAGCTGGCCCCCCATGACCCCGTCTCCGGCTACCGGCACAACGTGGGCGAGGACAACGCCGACGCCCACATGAAGCGCCAGATCATGGGCCGCGAGGTGGTGGTGGCCATAACCGAGGGCGAACTGGACCTGGGGACCTGGGAACGCATCTTCTATGGGGAGTTCGACGGCGGCCGCAGGAAGCGCGTGCTGGTGAAGATCCTCGGGGAGTAG
- a CDS encoding ABC transporter ATP-binding protein, with protein MGAPVIEVSGLTMGYGEKVVLRDLTFSVQPGEVFVILGGSGCGKSTLLKHMIGLYPPMSGHVVIQGRDLVAARGRRRREILRSFGVMYQSGALFGSLTLLENVCLPLEEFTSLPQDAREAVARMKLKLVGLAGAEQKLPSELSGGMQKRAAIARAMALDPAILFLDEPQAGLDPVTSAGLDELILTLAGSLGITFVIVSHELASIYAIAHRVIMLDPQTKGIIAQGPPRMLRDGSTDPRVRKFFNREA; from the coding sequence ATGGGCGCGCCTGTCATCGAGGTCTCCGGCCTGACCATGGGCTACGGCGAGAAGGTGGTGCTCAGGGACCTCACTTTTTCCGTGCAGCCGGGCGAGGTGTTCGTGATCCTGGGCGGATCGGGATGCGGCAAGTCCACGCTCCTGAAGCACATGATCGGCCTGTACCCGCCCATGTCCGGCCATGTGGTCATCCAGGGGCGCGACCTGGTGGCGGCCCGTGGACGCAGGCGCCGCGAGATACTGCGCTCCTTCGGGGTGATGTACCAGTCCGGGGCGCTGTTCGGGTCGCTGACGCTCCTGGAGAACGTATGCCTGCCCCTGGAGGAGTTCACGAGCCTCCCCCAGGACGCCCGCGAGGCCGTGGCCCGCATGAAGCTCAAACTGGTGGGCCTGGCCGGAGCGGAGCAGAAGCTGCCCTCGGAGCTCTCGGGCGGCATGCAGAAGCGCGCGGCCATTGCCCGGGCCATGGCCCTGGACCCGGCCATCCTCTTTCTCGACGAGCCCCAGGCCGGCCTGGACCCGGTCACCTCGGCCGGGCTCGACGAGCTCATCCTGACCCTGGCCGGGAGCCTTGGCATCACCTTCGTCATCGTGAGCCACGAGCTGGCCAGCATCTACGCCATCGCCCACCGGGTCATCATGCTCGATCCCCAGACCAAGGGCATCATCGCCCAAGGTCCGCCCAGGATGCTGCGCGACGGCAGCACCGACCCGAGGGTCCGCAAATTCTTCAACCGAGAGGCGTAA
- a CDS encoding ABC-type transport auxiliary lipoprotein family protein: MKRPASFPARLTGPRNGWRREGTPVLTVLAALAVLGILAACSAPLNRPAPERRYYNITAVRPEAATPASDKSALKVRPLQISPAYQGKEMVYRLGETEFESDYYNTFFVQPANNLSQQAEQWLGRAGIFGHVVDSTSQVADTHLLEGLVNALYGDFRDKANPKAVLEMQFFLLRNKNDTYSVAFSKSYRKEVPFQAGFKDASGLAAAYNTALAEILGELEKDLRGAR, from the coding sequence ATGAAACGCCCCGCATCCTTCCCGGCCAGACTGACGGGCCCGCGAAACGGCTGGCGCCGCGAGGGCACCCCGGTCCTCACCGTTCTGGCGGCCCTGGCCGTCCTGGGCATTCTCGCGGCCTGCTCCGCGCCCCTCAACCGCCCGGCCCCGGAGCGCCGCTACTACAACATCACGGCCGTCAGGCCCGAAGCGGCCACGCCCGCGTCGGACAAGTCCGCGCTCAAGGTGCGCCCCCTGCAGATAAGCCCGGCCTACCAAGGCAAGGAGATGGTCTACCGTCTGGGCGAGACGGAGTTCGAATCCGACTACTACAACACCTTCTTCGTCCAGCCCGCCAACAACCTGTCCCAGCAGGCCGAACAGTGGCTGGGCAGGGCCGGAATCTTCGGGCATGTGGTGGATTCCACCAGCCAGGTGGCCGACACGCACCTGCTGGAAGGACTGGTGAACGCCCTCTACGGCGACTTCCGGGACAAGGCCAATCCCAAGGCCGTGCTGGAGATGCAGTTCTTCCTGCTGCGCAACAAGAACGACACCTATTCGGTGGCGTTCTCCAAGAGCTACCGCAAGGAAGTCCCCTTCCAGGCCGGATTCAAGGACGCGTCGGGGCTTGCGGCGGCCTACAACACGGCTCTCGCCGAGATTCTGGGCGAACTCGAAAAGGACCTGCGCGGGGCGAGATGA
- a CDS encoding acyltransferase family protein codes for MSSQAPAKRKTLGQIEVMRVVAVTGIFLYHLWSDVPLAGTQNPMGPAFGAILAQGWMGVILFNIVTGFVLTLPFAGPGGRPMPGYFTFLRHRFLRICPNYYIGLVFWTLVAIAAGKAGANLLGSFTQHLLFVHTLNPSVFFDIVPAYWWMGLLAQFYLAYPLLWGVFEKLGTRKAGMVLVGGCFGLWALLEVLAKLFPGSAFAMCNYLFYFNLPYRLGEFALGMYLARLWRDPAANPVLGQGLSLGQAFGGKRLAAWIVLAVLTAWGLAFGVPSFVLLATHLYWLACVTCVGLLFFFSDTMDSLGTWGPISKFAAASYSIYLMHQPILDYASRLVAPAMDPFPAFIFLTGACGLLSILAARITDSLVAKINEKIG; via the coding sequence ATGAGCAGCCAAGCCCCCGCCAAGCGAAAAACCCTGGGACAGATCGAGGTCATGCGCGTCGTGGCCGTGACCGGCATCTTCCTCTACCATCTCTGGTCCGACGTGCCCCTGGCAGGAACGCAGAACCCCATGGGACCAGCCTTCGGAGCCATCCTGGCCCAGGGCTGGATGGGCGTCATCCTCTTCAACATCGTCACCGGGTTCGTGCTGACCCTGCCCTTCGCCGGTCCCGGCGGCAGGCCCATGCCCGGCTACTTCACCTTCCTCAGGCACCGCTTCCTGCGCATCTGTCCCAACTACTACATCGGGCTCGTCTTCTGGACGCTGGTGGCCATAGCCGCAGGCAAGGCCGGGGCCAACCTGCTCGGCTCGTTCACCCAGCACCTCTTGTTCGTGCACACCCTCAACCCGTCGGTGTTCTTCGACATCGTCCCGGCCTACTGGTGGATGGGGCTTCTGGCCCAGTTCTACTTGGCCTATCCTCTGCTCTGGGGAGTGTTCGAGAAGCTCGGCACGCGCAAGGCGGGCATGGTGCTGGTGGGCGGCTGCTTCGGGCTGTGGGCTCTGCTTGAGGTGCTGGCCAAGCTCTTCCCGGGTTCGGCTTTCGCCATGTGCAACTACCTCTTCTACTTCAACCTGCCCTACCGCCTGGGCGAGTTCGCCCTGGGCATGTACCTGGCCAGGCTCTGGCGCGATCCGGCTGCCAACCCGGTGCTGGGCCAGGGGCTTTCCCTGGGCCAGGCCTTCGGCGGCAAACGCCTGGCGGCCTGGATCGTCCTGGCCGTCCTCACTGCCTGGGGCCTGGCGTTCGGGGTGCCGTCCTTCGTGCTCCTGGCCACGCACCTGTACTGGCTGGCCTGCGTGACCTGCGTGGGGCTTCTGTTCTTCTTCTCCGACACCATGGACTCCCTCGGCACCTGGGGGCCCATCTCCAAGTTCGCGGCCGCGTCCTACAGCATCTACCTCATGCACCAGCCCATCCTGGACTACGCCTCGCGCCTGGTGGCCCCGGCCATGGACCCCTTTCCTGCCTTCATCTTCCTGACCGGCGCGTGCGGGCTCCTCTCGATCCTGGCGGCCAGGATCACGGACTCTCTGGTGGCCAAAATCAACGAAAAGATCGGCTGA
- a CDS encoding MlaD family protein, which yields MSMHTNYFKLGLFIICATTLVLLALVFFGLGSLRKDKVMIETYFNESVQGLDVGSPLKFKGVKIGSVERIRFVFNKYHDIKDIPFRYVLVEMALDPESALSVKSNEGLKEAITQEVEDGLRVRIAPQGLTGTGYLEMDYVNPRTNKPLPISWTPEYFYVPSAPSTIARLEETFETFSKLLKKIDESGVDNAIQNINSLLVVIREAVKDANVPGLSDNVNSLIVDLRKTNDHLNSMLASKESREALKNLGETLANLKTSTENLPQTIADMRKLLREVNALVATQRDEVQGILQQGKQAFENLNDLTGEAKRNPSRLFFGAPPAKATPEKKK from the coding sequence ATGAGCATGCACACCAACTATTTCAAGCTCGGCCTCTTCATCATCTGCGCCACCACGCTGGTGCTGCTGGCCCTGGTCTTCTTCGGCCTGGGGTCGCTGCGCAAGGACAAGGTCATGATCGAGACCTACTTCAACGAGTCCGTGCAGGGCCTGGACGTCGGCTCGCCGCTCAAGTTCAAGGGCGTGAAGATCGGCTCCGTGGAGCGCATCCGCTTCGTGTTCAACAAATACCACGACATCAAGGACATCCCCTTCCGCTACGTGCTGGTGGAGATGGCCCTGGACCCCGAATCCGCCCTGTCCGTCAAGTCCAACGAGGGGCTCAAGGAGGCCATCACCCAGGAGGTGGAGGACGGCCTGCGCGTGCGCATCGCCCCCCAGGGCCTCACGGGCACCGGCTACCTGGAGATGGACTACGTCAACCCCAGGACCAACAAGCCCCTGCCCATCAGCTGGACTCCGGAATATTTCTACGTGCCCTCGGCTCCCAGCACCATCGCCCGCCTGGAGGAGACCTTCGAGACATTCTCCAAGCTTCTCAAGAAGATTGACGAGTCCGGCGTGGACAACGCCATCCAGAACATCAATTCGCTCCTGGTGGTGATCCGCGAGGCGGTGAAGGACGCCAACGTGCCCGGGCTCTCCGACAACGTGAACTCCCTCATCGTGGACCTGCGCAAGACCAACGACCACCTGAACTCCATGCTCGCCAGCAAGGAGTCGCGCGAAGCCCTCAAAAACCTGGGCGAAACCCTGGCCAACCTGAAGACCTCCACCGAGAACCTGCCCCAGACGATTGCCGACATGCGCAAGCTCCTGCGCGAGGTCAACGCCCTGGTGGCCACCCAGCGCGACGAGGTGCAGGGCATCCTGCAGCAGGGCAAGCAGGCCTTCGAAAACCTGAACGACCTAACCGGCGAAGCCAAGCGCAACCCCTCGCGGCTGTTCTTCGGCGCCCCCCCGGCCAAGGCCACCCCGGAGAAGAAGAAATGA